The following proteins are encoded in a genomic region of candidate division WOR-3 bacterium:
- a CDS encoding radical SAM protein: MRIIEREAKSIYTKTKNSELEYTINQYVGCGHKCIYCYAKYMSEWKNYGPWGSWIEVKINAPELVKKKVSGEVSMSSVSDPYQPLEKELKLTRRVLENMNKEIKLSILSKSDLILRDIDLLKEFKNLKVGLTINCFSEEVRKILEPYAPSNENRIKTLKELHLRGIKTFCFISPVIPLLTELRKVLSLTRGFVNYYLIEILNTNLGGEELREILKNKFSESYEFLKSRKKMEFFSKQLKAYLWQKKIPVKCFIEHSKENYYN; the protein is encoded by the coding sequence ATGAGAATTATTGAACGGGAAGCAAAATCTATATACACCAAAACAAAAAATTCCGAATTAGAATACACTATAAACCAATATGTAGGATGTGGACATAAATGTATATATTGCTATGCCAAATATATGAGCGAATGGAAAAATTATGGACCATGGGGAAGTTGGATTGAAGTGAAAATAAATGCTCCAGAGCTTGTAAAGAAAAAAGTATCTGGAGAAGTTTCAATGAGTTCTGTCTCTGATCCGTATCAACCTCTTGAAAAAGAACTAAAACTTACCCGAAGAGTCCTCGAGAATATGAATAAAGAAATAAAGCTCTCAATTCTCTCAAAATCAGATCTTATCCTAAGAGATATTGATTTACTTAAGGAATTCAAAAACTTAAAAGTGGGTTTAACGATAAACTGTTTCTCGGAAGAAGTTCGAAAGATACTTGAACCTTATGCCCCTTCAAATGAAAATAGAATTAAAACCCTTAAAGAATTACACTTAAGAGGAATAAAAACTTTTTGTTTTATAAGTCCTGTTATTCCACTCCTCACAGAACTTAGAAAGGTTCTTTCTTTAACAAGAGGGTTTGTAAATTATTATTTGATTGAAATCCTTAATACCAATTTGGGAGGAGAGGAATTAAGAGAAATTTTAAAAAACAAATTTTCTGAGAGTTATGAGTTTTTAAAAAGCAGAAAAAAAATGGAATTTTTCTCAAAACAACTTAAGGCTTACCTTTGGCAGAAAAAAATCCCAGTAAAATGTTTTATAGAACATTCAAAAGAAAATTATTATAATTAA
- the priA gene encoding primosomal protein N': MKYYKVSIPIDKFSFFTYKAQETLDLKEGSVVQIPFKNRKLIGVVVEEANPFEGAKEIEAKIIDLPEDLFNLCKWVSMYYVCPLGIVLSFCIPPIMKRVREIKEYPKKESKIELNPYQKEAYKKIIEAVENEQFKVFLLFGVTGSGKTEIYLRVMEKVINKGKSVLYLVPEISIIPQVIDRIRERFGTCEEYHYKSSKSMRYSYWMNALNGNLKIGVGSRMSVFSPFKNLGLIIVDEEHSESYHQEDPKPRFSARDLAVMRGKIGNFPVILGSATPSIESFYNAEKGKYELLHLPERVEGMTFPSLKIVNPKGKIFSEEMKKGIEEALMGEKPSRVILFLNRRGYAPYGKCYNCGWAARCSDCDISLTLHKISNSLICHHCGKREKKIENCPICNEKITYLGWGTERIEEEIKERYKNYKIRRMDTDSISRPHTHKEIYEQLKRGEIQILLGTQMVTKGFDFPDIGFVGVLSADTALDLPDYRATERTFQLLFQVAGRAGRGVKGKVLIQSTNPNHYAIKNVLDLNYLNFYKEEIKFRESANYPPFVKLGRIVVKSKKIEKAEQTAIKIKETIKNLKESEKIILLGPAPCPIGKIEGYFRFHLLLKAKEEYTLPTLFRKLYENKTQGVKISFEIDPLNML, encoded by the coding sequence ATGAAATATTATAAAGTATCCATTCCAATTGACAAATTTTCCTTTTTTACTTATAAGGCACAAGAAACCTTGGATTTAAAAGAGGGAAGTGTTGTTCAAATTCCTTTCAAAAACAGAAAGTTAATAGGTGTTGTCGTTGAAGAAGCAAATCCTTTTGAAGGAGCAAAGGAAATTGAGGCAAAAATTATAGATTTACCAGAAGACCTATTTAATTTATGCAAGTGGGTTTCTATGTATTATGTCTGCCCTCTTGGAATAGTGCTTTCTTTTTGCATTCCTCCCATAATGAAAAGAGTAAGAGAAATCAAAGAATATCCAAAAAAGGAGAGCAAAATAGAATTAAATCCATATCAAAAAGAGGCTTATAAGAAAATAATTGAAGCTGTAGAAAATGAACAATTTAAAGTTTTTCTACTTTTTGGTGTCACTGGAAGCGGCAAAACTGAAATTTACTTGAGAGTTATGGAAAAAGTAATAAACAAAGGAAAAAGCGTCTTATATTTAGTTCCAGAGATTTCAATTATCCCACAAGTTATCGATAGAATAAGAGAAAGATTTGGAACCTGTGAAGAATACCATTATAAATCTTCTAAGAGTATGAGATATTCATACTGGATGAACGCCTTAAATGGGAATTTGAAAATTGGAGTTGGCTCAAGAATGAGTGTTTTTAGCCCTTTCAAAAACCTTGGTTTAATCATAGTGGATGAAGAACACTCGGAATCTTATCATCAAGAAGATCCAAAACCAAGATTCTCTGCTCGAGATTTAGCGGTAATGAGAGGTAAAATAGGCAATTTTCCTGTGATTCTTGGAAGTGCAACTCCCTCTATTGAATCTTTTTATAATGCAGAAAAAGGTAAATATGAACTCCTTCATCTTCCGGAAAGAGTGGAAGGAATGACTTTCCCTTCTCTTAAAATTGTAAATCCAAAAGGAAAAATCTTCTCTGAAGAAATGAAAAAGGGAATAGAAGAAGCTCTTATGGGAGAAAAGCCTTCAAGAGTAATTCTTTTCTTAAATAGAAGGGGGTATGCACCTTACGGAAAGTGTTACAATTGTGGATGGGCTGCAAGGTGCAGTGATTGTGACATTTCCCTAACCCTCCATAAGATATCAAATAGCTTAATCTGTCATCATTGTGGGAAAAGAGAAAAAAAGATTGAAAATTGCCCTATTTGTAATGAGAAAATCACTTATCTTGGTTGGGGGACAGAAAGAATAGAAGAAGAAATTAAAGAAAGATATAAGAATTATAAGATAAGAAGAATGGATACTGATTCCATAAGCAGACCCCACACCCATAAAGAAATATATGAACAATTGAAAAGAGGAGAAATTCAAATTCTTCTTGGAACCCAAATGGTCACAAAAGGGTTCGACTTTCCAGATATAGGGTTTGTTGGTGTTCTTTCCGCAGACACAGCTTTAGACCTACCAGATTATAGAGCAACGGAACGGACATTTCAGCTTTTATTTCAAGTAGCAGGAAGGGCAGGAAGAGGTGTAAAAGGAAAAGTCCTCATCCAAAGTACCAATCCGAATCATTATGCAATAAAAAATGTTTTGGATCTTAACTACCTAAATTTTTACAAAGAAGAAATAAAATTTAGAGAATCCGCAAATTATCCTCCTTTTGTAAAATTAGGAAGAATTGTTGTTAAATCTAAGAAGATAGAAAAAGCTGAACAAACCGCAATTAAAATAAAAGAAACAATAAAAAATTTGAAGGAATCAGAAAAGATTATTTTACTTGGACCTGCTCCTTGCCCTATAGGAAAAATTGAAGGGTATTTTCGTTTTCACCTTCTTCTTAAAGCAAAAGAAGAATACACTCTTCCAACTCTATTCAGAAAACTCTACGAAAATAAAACTCAAGGAGTAAAGATTTCGTTTGAAATAGATCCACTTAATATGCTATAA
- a CDS encoding helix-hairpin-helix domain-containing protein, which translates to MGKLLLLFWLLSVEPFEIEEEITNTPEFLERIRRLEENPININNARKDELLLVPYLDSYLVDRIIKYREKHPFLKKEELLLIEGITPYLFDRIKKFFVVEDKKQKRHKDSEFLLRFERKISSPQSKVYNKVILPYKGIFLNALFEKDWKEEKPSKYYAFSIYIPEKLIIGNYDLDLGMGIIMGKPDFFYRGGSIPGEKGFSPHLSTYKENYLRGITCEWKNLIFFSSYNKIETLGKEKLLGLSYKTSTIRVTGSFSEAEKNGKNILTSFYMVKDLGGNIFRLELGTGGGDFPKLKKNLSYSMGIDNGRGLKAIYVNIKDSLPTIRNSPFQKDKEVFYLSYTRNISPIFSIGLFSEFSRNISNFEPFNKIGEIHLSFTPIKNLTLENRIKAKIGQKNYRLDAIYKINEINLKTRFEALNGKEGSGFLTYLILRHSKNFIFEGGLILYEIANWESRIYEYENDLPGKFTIKQLYGSGKRLYFLLGEKLLPFKIHLKWGIDFKEEISHELGIAFLI; encoded by the coding sequence ATGGGAAAACTATTATTGCTATTTTGGCTTTTATCAGTAGAACCTTTTGAAATCGAAGAGGAAATAACAAACACCCCAGAATTTTTAGAAAGAATAAGAAGACTTGAGGAAAATCCAATAAACATAAATAATGCAAGAAAAGATGAGCTTTTACTTGTTCCTTATCTAGACAGCTATCTCGTGGATAGGATAATAAAATATAGGGAAAAACATCCTTTTTTAAAAAAAGAAGAACTCCTTTTAATAGAAGGAATAACCCCTTATCTTTTTGATAGAATAAAAAAATTTTTTGTTGTGGAGGATAAAAAACAAAAAAGACATAAAGATTCTGAATTTCTACTTAGATTTGAAAGAAAAATAAGTTCACCCCAAAGTAAAGTTTATAATAAAGTTATTCTTCCTTACAAAGGGATTTTTCTAAATGCTCTTTTTGAAAAAGATTGGAAAGAAGAAAAACCCTCTAAGTATTATGCTTTTTCAATTTATATCCCAGAAAAGTTAATAATTGGGAATTATGATCTCGATTTAGGAATGGGAATTATAATGGGAAAACCCGACTTTTTTTATAGAGGAGGAAGTATTCCTGGAGAAAAAGGTTTCAGCCCCCATCTCTCTACATATAAAGAAAATTATTTAAGGGGAATTACTTGTGAATGGAAGAATCTAATATTTTTTAGCTCTTACAATAAAATAGAAACTTTGGGAAAAGAAAAACTCCTGGGATTAAGCTACAAAACCTCTACTATAAGAGTAACAGGTAGTTTCAGCGAAGCAGAAAAAAACGGTAAAAACATCCTAACTTCTTTTTATATGGTTAAGGACTTGGGAGGGAATATCTTCCGCTTAGAACTTGGAACAGGAGGAGGGGACTTTCCTAAACTTAAAAAAAATCTCTCTTACTCGATGGGTATAGATAATGGTAGAGGATTAAAAGCCATATATGTAAATATAAAAGATTCGCTCCCAACAATAAGGAATTCTCCTTTTCAAAAAGATAAAGAAGTATTTTACTTAAGCTACACCAGAAATATCTCTCCTATCTTCTCTATTGGTCTTTTTTCAGAATTCTCCAGGAATATTTCAAATTTTGAGCCATTCAATAAAATTGGAGAAATCCATTTATCCTTTACTCCAATAAAAAATTTAACTTTAGAAAACAGGATAAAAGCTAAAATTGGGCAAAAAAATTATAGACTTGACGCAATTTATAAAATTAATGAAATAAATCTTAAAACAAGATTTGAAGCCCTAAATGGAAAAGAGGGTTCAGGGTTTTTAACTTACCTAATTTTACGCCATTCTAAGAACTTCATTTTTGAAGGTGGGCTAATATTATACGAAATAGCAAATTGGGAATCAAGAATTTATGAATACGAAAACGATTTACCGGGGAAATTTACAATTAAACAACTCTACGGCTCTGGAAAAAGGTTATACTTTCTTTTAGGAGAGAAATTATTACCCTTTAAAATTCATTTAAAATGGGGAATCGATTTTAAAGAAGAGATTTCTCATGAGCTTGGTATTGCCTTTCTAATATGA
- a CDS encoding NUDIX hydrolase — translation MKEKIIEEKRIFTGRLLKLNADRVSLKDGTKTFREYVSHPGAVAALPFINESEIILVRQYRYPVNEVLLEIPAGTIEEGESPIQTIQRELQEEINYKPGKLEKIGDIYLTPGYSNEIIHLFKASDLIPCSLKRPSEEKIEIVKIKIEDVVKKINKGEIKDGKTIIAILAFISRTF, via the coding sequence ATGAAAGAAAAAATAATTGAAGAGAAGAGAATTTTTACAGGGAGGTTATTAAAACTAAATGCAGATAGAGTGTCTCTTAAAGACGGCACAAAAACTTTTAGGGAATACGTTTCTCATCCTGGAGCCGTTGCTGCCCTTCCTTTTATTAATGAATCTGAAATAATACTTGTAAGGCAATACCGTTACCCTGTAAATGAGGTTCTTCTTGAAATACCTGCAGGGACAATTGAAGAGGGAGAATCTCCTATCCAAACAATCCAAAGAGAACTTCAGGAAGAAATAAATTACAAACCTGGAAAACTTGAAAAAATTGGGGATATTTATCTCACTCCAGGTTATAGCAATGAAATTATACATCTATTTAAAGCCTCAGATTTAATACCTTGCTCTTTAAAACGTCCTTCTGAGGAAAAAATTGAAATTGTAAAAATAAAAATTGAAGATGTAGTGAAAAAAATAAATAAAGGCGAGATAAAAGATGGGAAAACTATTATTGCTATTTTGGCTTTTATCAGTAGAACCTTTTGA
- the ftsE gene encoding cell division ATP-binding protein FtsE, with amino-acid sequence MIEIRNVSKKFRKDWYALKNINLSIEKGDFIFLTGQTGSGKTTLLRLIYMDIFPDEGEVAVAGYRSSTIKEWEIPYLRRRIGIIFQDFKLLPDKTVYENVAFALEVIGERGKKIREKVMQALTLVGLSHKRNDFPYTLSGGEQQKTAIARALVREPFILLADEPTGNIDPEGSEEIIRLLQEVNTAGTAVLMATHAVELSKRIGGGRFIHIEHGEIVESR; translated from the coding sequence ATGATTGAAATTAGAAACGTAAGTAAAAAATTTAGAAAAGATTGGTATGCTTTAAAGAATATAAATCTTTCAATAGAGAAGGGAGATTTTATTTTCCTTACGGGGCAAACAGGTTCAGGTAAGACAACCCTCTTAAGGCTTATATATATGGATATTTTTCCGGACGAAGGGGAGGTAGCTGTCGCTGGTTATCGTTCTTCAACAATAAAGGAATGGGAAATTCCTTATCTTAGGAGAAGAATTGGAATTATTTTTCAAGACTTTAAATTACTTCCAGATAAAACAGTTTATGAAAATGTTGCTTTTGCCCTTGAAGTTATTGGGGAAAGAGGTAAAAAGATAAGAGAGAAAGTTATGCAGGCTCTTACTTTGGTTGGGCTTTCTCATAAGAGAAACGATTTTCCCTATACTCTTTCAGGTGGAGAACAACAAAAAACAGCCATTGCAAGGGCTTTGGTGAGAGAACCTTTTATTCTCCTTGCAGATGAACCTACAGGGAATATTGATCCAGAGGGTTCCGAAGAAATAATTAGGCTCTTGCAGGAAGTAAATACTGCAGGAACGGCCGTTCTTATGGCTACTCATGCTGTAGAGCTTTCTAAGAGGATAGGGGGTGGGAGATTCATTCATATTGAACATGGGGAAATAGTGGAAAGTAGATAG
- a CDS encoding permease-like cell division protein FtsX — protein sequence MFALREALIGLKRNGGTTFIAIGIMFFSLFLLGIFLWGTFNLFGVIRLAREKVEINAFLIEELSEKQIEELAQKLKSIVGVEGVEFISKEEALKKFQEEIKDAPSLLEAIKTNPLPSSFNIKLKDGFTSPDKVKEIAEKISVFSEFVSVEYGEKWIDRLDKVVKILFLFDILLGIVIGIASIFIVSNTIRLTVLAQRRTIEVMKLVGATERTIQLPFMVAGSIEGFTAGALSGGLLYLIYQITYKFFVKFYFPYNPIIIGTIVLGIILGMIGSKLAVKSTSKELKFEAPNV from the coding sequence ATGTTTGCATTAAGAGAAGCTTTAATAGGGTTAAAAAGAAACGGTGGCACAACATTTATAGCAATTGGGATAATGTTCTTTTCCCTTTTCCTTCTTGGAATATTTCTTTGGGGAACTTTTAATCTTTTTGGAGTGATAAGACTTGCGCGAGAAAAGGTCGAAATAAATGCTTTTCTTATAGAAGAGTTATCCGAAAAACAAATAGAGGAGCTCGCTCAAAAGCTTAAATCTATTGTAGGAGTAGAAGGAGTAGAGTTTATTAGTAAGGAGGAAGCCTTGAAAAAATTTCAGGAAGAAATAAAAGATGCTCCAAGCTTACTTGAAGCAATTAAAACAAATCCACTTCCCTCTTCTTTTAATATAAAGTTAAAAGACGGATTTACTTCTCCAGATAAAGTGAAAGAAATTGCGGAAAAAATTTCTGTATTTAGCGAGTTTGTTTCTGTAGAATATGGAGAAAAATGGATTGATAGGCTTGATAAAGTGGTAAAAATTTTGTTCCTTTTTGATATTCTTCTCGGTATTGTGATTGGCATTGCTTCGATTTTTATTGTATCAAATACAATTAGATTAACAGTTTTAGCTCAAAGGAGGACAATAGAAGTTATGAAGCTTGTTGGAGCTACAGAAAGAACAATTCAGCTACCTTTTATGGTTGCAGGCTCAATAGAAGGGTTTACAGCTGGGGCTTTAAGTGGGGGTCTTTTATATTTGATTTATCAAATAACATATAAGTTTTTTGTAAAATTTTATTTTCCTTACAATCCTATAATAATAGGAACAATTGTGCTTGGTATAATTTTAGGGATGATTGGTAGTAAGTTGGCTGTTAAATCAACCTCGAAGGAGTTAAAATTTGAAGCTCCTAACGTTTAG
- the rsxC gene encoding electron transport complex subunit RsxC, whose product MKLLTFRGGIHPPSYKEKTKDCRIKRIPIPDFLYIYLSQHTGTPSSPIIEKGVEVKIGQKIATLGGKLSSALHSPVNGVYEGIVTHPHPLGGRKEAMKIRVLKEKDKPFEVTLREDVTSLSKEELIEIIKESGIVGMGGAAFPTYYKLQIPPGNKIKDLIINGVECEPFLTSDYRVMMEYSEEVIKGIDILRRIIEPENVWVAIEDNKLDAFRRLEDAASKFPWIKFALLKTKYPQGSEKQLISAITKREVPEGGLPFSVGAYVQNVGTVFAIYEAVYLGKPLFERVVTVTGSIRHPSNFLTPIGTPLEHLIEVAEGPIGEIAKVINGGPLMGITQATLKTCVTKGTTGILVQSERELKKMEPTPCIRCGACVLVCPMRLLPTELYKYIEKEKWDRVEDLGVLSCMECGSCSYVCPAKIPLTQEIKIAKNKLIKKESK is encoded by the coding sequence TTGAAGCTCCTAACGTTTAGAGGTGGAATACATCCACCTTCTTATAAAGAGAAGACAAAGGATTGTAGAATAAAAAGAATCCCGATTCCTGATTTTTTGTATATTTATTTATCCCAGCATACAGGGACTCCTTCTAGCCCAATTATAGAGAAAGGTGTTGAAGTAAAAATAGGACAAAAGATAGCAACCTTAGGAGGTAAATTGTCATCTGCTCTTCATTCTCCTGTGAATGGAGTATATGAGGGAATAGTAACTCATCCTCACCCTTTAGGAGGAAGGAAAGAAGCTATGAAGATAAGAGTTCTTAAAGAAAAAGATAAACCTTTTGAAGTGACTTTGAGAGAAGATGTTACTTCTCTTTCGAAAGAGGAGCTTATTGAGATTATTAAAGAGAGTGGAATAGTGGGTATGGGTGGAGCAGCTTTTCCAACTTATTATAAATTACAAATTCCACCTGGTAATAAAATAAAAGATTTAATAATAAATGGAGTTGAATGTGAGCCTTTCCTTACATCAGACTATAGAGTAATGATGGAATATTCGGAAGAAGTAATAAAAGGGATTGATATTTTAAGAAGGATAATTGAACCGGAAAATGTGTGGGTGGCAATTGAGGATAATAAACTTGATGCTTTTCGTAGGTTGGAAGATGCGGCTTCTAAATTCCCTTGGATTAAATTTGCCCTCCTAAAGACAAAATATCCTCAGGGTTCTGAGAAACAATTGATAAGTGCGATCACAAAAAGAGAAGTTCCTGAAGGAGGTTTACCTTTTAGTGTTGGGGCTTATGTGCAAAATGTTGGAACTGTTTTTGCAATTTATGAAGCAGTCTATCTTGGTAAACCTCTTTTTGAAAGAGTTGTGACTGTAACTGGGAGTATAAGACATCCGTCTAATTTTCTTACACCTATTGGAACACCTTTAGAGCATTTAATTGAGGTTGCCGAAGGACCAATAGGGGAAATTGCAAAAGTAATTAATGGAGGACCTCTAATGGGTATAACTCAAGCAACCCTTAAGACTTGTGTTACTAAAGGGACAACCGGAATTCTTGTGCAGAGCGAAAGGGAGTTAAAGAAGATGGAGCCTACACCCTGTATAAGATGTGGTGCTTGTGTTTTGGTTTGCCCAATGAGGTTACTCCCAACAGAATTATATAAATATATTGAAAAGGAAAAGTGGGATAGGGTAGAAGATCTTGGGGTTTTATCCTGTATGGAATGTGGGAGTTGCTCATATGTTTGCCCTGCGAAAATACCTCTTACTCAAGAGATTAAGATAGCTAAAAATAAATTGATAAAAAAAGAGAGTAAATAA
- a CDS encoding RnfABCDGE type electron transport complex subunit D has product MLRITPAPHIFSKVSVKRIMWSVVWALTPALVYSIYIFGIRVLFLLFLSIASAMGSEFLFEKITKRKITIMDGSAVITGFLILFNISPNSPWWFPVVGSTFSILIAKQLFGGIGYNIFNPALIGRAFLMASWPKLMTGNWVPPKSGTLSGLPSQFLDGISQATPLTLLKVNPTSSVVESLNSTYMIKSLFFGKVGGCVGETSALLLLVGALYLFIMRIADWRISLGYIGSIFALSGIFYFSGLTPVNPLFHILSGGVMLGGLFMATDPVTSPVTLKGRWIFGIGGGLICVLIRIWGGYPEGVSYSILIMNMFVPLLDRISERKIFGR; this is encoded by the coding sequence ATGTTACGGATTACTCCTGCTCCTCACATTTTCTCTAAGGTTAGCGTAAAGAGGATAATGTGGAGTGTCGTTTGGGCTTTAACTCCTGCTTTAGTATATTCTATTTATATTTTTGGAATAAGAGTTCTTTTTCTCTTGTTTCTTTCAATTGCTTCAGCTATGGGAAGTGAATTTCTATTTGAGAAAATTACAAAAAGAAAAATAACAATAATGGATGGAAGTGCTGTTATCACAGGTTTTCTTATCTTATTTAACATATCTCCCAATTCTCCCTGGTGGTTCCCTGTGGTTGGTTCTACTTTTTCTATTCTTATTGCTAAACAGTTATTTGGTGGTATTGGATATAATATCTTTAATCCTGCTCTTATTGGTAGAGCTTTCCTTATGGCTTCCTGGCCAAAATTAATGACTGGAAATTGGGTTCCTCCTAAATCTGGTACACTCTCAGGCCTTCCTTCTCAGTTTCTTGATGGAATATCCCAAGCAACACCTTTAACTTTGTTAAAGGTAAACCCTACTTCTTCTGTTGTAGAATCTTTAAATTCAACTTATATGATTAAATCTCTTTTCTTTGGAAAAGTTGGTGGTTGTGTAGGAGAAACTTCGGCCCTTCTCCTTTTAGTAGGAGCTTTATATCTATTTATTATGAGAATTGCAGATTGGAGGATTTCTCTTGGTTATATTGGTTCTATATTTGCACTCTCGGGAATTTTTTATTTTTCAGGATTAACACCCGTGAATCCTCTTTTCCATATCTTATCTGGAGGTGTGATGCTAGGAGGGCTTTTTATGGCAACAGATCCTGTCACTTCTCCAGTTACATTAAAAGGGAGGTGGATTTTTGGAATTGGGGGTGGATTAATTTGTGTTTTAATAAGAATCTGGGGAGGATATCCTGAAGGGGTCTCTTACTCAATTTTAATAATGAATATGTTTGTGCCTCTTTTAGATAGGATTTCAGAGAGAAAGATATTTGGGAGGTAA
- a CDS encoding FMN-binding protein gives MVRKIQEVMVIFLVSITSAFLLAFVYKYTAPIIAKNKEETLNKLLSEAYPRPNVIFKEVKRDTLWRVFKDGKFIGLVFRGEARGYSGKIRPLVGVDSSGIILKVRILKEELTETPGLGMKIVEESFLKQFEGLTKNEVWLKKEKREGKIDAITQATISSKGITLAIREGMEKFEEFLPGFKEKKFLEGSLDSLRDIYGEEVKEIVPGELWEISNNFVFFLKGEDSSNVFYTLVFLKEKVIKKLFILIESFEGKEKIKEEEILKSLFRLNSIEDLDKIEFPKEIKELGEKIEREMKNKYEQLIGRGK, from the coding sequence ATGGTAAGGAAAATCCAAGAGGTAATGGTGATATTTTTAGTTAGTATAACTTCTGCTTTTCTTCTTGCTTTTGTTTATAAATATACAGCACCTATCATCGCTAAAAACAAAGAAGAGACATTAAATAAATTGTTAAGCGAAGCATATCCGAGGCCTAATGTTATCTTTAAAGAGGTAAAACGAGACACATTATGGAGAGTCTTTAAAGATGGGAAATTTATAGGTCTTGTTTTTAGAGGAGAAGCTAGAGGATATTCTGGCAAGATAAGACCTCTTGTAGGGGTTGATTCAAGTGGTATAATTCTAAAGGTTAGAATTCTAAAAGAGGAACTTACAGAGACACCTGGTTTAGGTATGAAGATAGTAGAGGAGTCTTTCTTAAAACAGTTTGAGGGACTTACTAAAAATGAAGTGTGGTTGAAAAAAGAGAAAAGAGAAGGGAAAATAGATGCAATAACACAAGCGACAATATCCTCCAAAGGGATTACATTGGCTATAAGAGAAGGGATGGAAAAATTTGAGGAGTTTTTACCAGGATTTAAAGAAAAGAAATTTTTAGAAGGGAGCCTTGATTCTTTAAGAGATATATATGGGGAAGAAGTGAAAGAAATTGTGCCAGGAGAACTATGGGAGATTTCAAACAATTTTGTGTTTTTCTTAAAAGGAGAAGATTCTTCAAATGTTTTTTATACACTTGTGTTTTTAAAAGAAAAGGTTATAAAAAAACTATTTATTTTGATAGAGAGCTTTGAGGGAAAAGAAAAGATAAAAGAGGAAGAAATTTTAAAGAGTTTGTTTCGCCTGAATTCAATTGAGGATCTGGATAAAATAGAGTTTCCAAAGGAAATTAAAGAACTTGGTGAAAAAATTGAAAGAGAAATGAAAAATAAATATGAACAATTAATTGGGAGGGGAAAATAA
- a CDS encoding electron transport complex subunit E has product MKQAFLNGVIKNNLILVIAIGLCPTLAVTTSAYNGLGMGLAATFVFVFSNLIISSLRKIIPNNLRIPVFIIIIASFVTIIDYVLKAYIPPLSAQLGVFVPLIVVNCGILGRAEAFAYKNPVNLSFMDGLGTGLGFTLVLFIMGSLREILGQGKWMSIPGIFDGFKIFGLSYVNSPIILFILPPGGFLTISFLMGISKFWRKNNE; this is encoded by the coding sequence ATAAAACAAGCTTTTTTAAACGGGGTAATTAAAAACAATTTAATTCTTGTGATTGCAATTGGACTTTGTCCTACCCTTGCAGTAACCACTTCTGCGTATAATGGTTTAGGGATGGGGCTCGCTGCAACTTTTGTTTTTGTTTTTTCCAATCTTATCATTTCTTCCTTAAGGAAGATCATCCCTAATAATTTAAGAATTCCAGTTTTTATTATAATAATTGCATCTTTTGTCACAATAATAGATTATGTTCTAAAAGCTTATATACCTCCACTGTCTGCACAATTGGGTGTTTTTGTTCCGCTTATAGTTGTAAATTGCGGAATTCTTGGTAGAGCGGAAGCTTTTGCTTATAAAAATCCTGTAAATCTTTCTTTTATGGATGGCCTTGGAACAGGTTTAGGATTTACACTTGTGCTTTTTATAATGGGAAGTTTAAGAGAAATCTTAGGCCAAGGTAAATGGATGAGCATCCCTGGAATTTTTGATGGATTTAAAATATTTGGTTTGTCTTATGTTAATTCTCCTATAATTCTTTTTATTCTGCCACCTGGCGGTTTTCTTACAATTTCTTTCCTAATGGGAATTTCAAAATTTTGGAGGAAGAATAATGAATAA